The nucleotide sequence ACGTCGCCCGCCCTCGCCTCGAGCACCCGCAGCTTCGCCAGTAACGCGCGGCGGTCCAGTTCCTGGCAGGATGAACAGCCGGCCGCCACCGGTGCGGCAGGGGCCGATGCAAGTCCGTCGCCCTCTGAGGACGCGACAACCGGCTTGGTGGCCATCTCACGCATAGCCTTCCGGTCCCGGAGACACAAGGTGGTGCGCCAGGAACGAACTCCCTCGCTGTTGTGGTTCACTGCAAACAGAGTGCCATTGCCGCAAATGGAGCCGTGCTACGCATGGTGGTCCATAACTGTCAACAGCCCAGTATCTTACGTCTTGCCCCTGAATGGACGATGCATGATGATGATTGTCAACAGTTCCTGGCGGAATGTACACGTTCATCAACATGGCAGGCCATTGTGATATGCAAGTTATGAAGCCACAACCAGATATGCAAGTTCAACCATTTAGGACCGATGTCCAGTATTTCAGACAGTTCCCGCCCCTTGCGCTCTCGGTCGAGCTCCCCGTGCGGCGCTACCCCGGATCAGTCATCCTGGTGGCGGCCGAAGTCAATGTGATGTTTCTTGAGCAGTTCGTAGAAGTGGGCTCTGGACATGCCCGCGGCCTTGGCCGCGGCGGCCACGTTGCCCTCGTAGCGGGCCAGGAAGGTCTGGACGTACTGCTTCTCGAAGATCGTCTTGGCGGCGCGGAACGGCAGGTCGGTGGCCTCGGGCGGGGGAACGGCGCCAGGCTTGCGGGGCAGGAGTTCCTGCGGCAGATGCTCGGGCCGCACTTCGCCTCCGCCGCAGAGGATGACGGCCCGTTCGATGACGTTCTCCAGCTCACGCACGTTGCCGGGCCACTCGTAGCTGCACAGGAGCGATAGGGCCTCACGCGACGCGGTGCAGCTTGGCCTGCCCGAGCGGGCGAGCTTCTGGAGGAAGTGCTGCACCAGCACGGGAATATCGGCGGCCCGCTCGCGCAAGGGCGGGAGGAAAATCGGGAAGACGTTCAGGCGGTAGAAGAGGTCGTGGCGGAAGAGGTTCTTGTCCACCAGGTCCTTCAGGTTGCGGTTGGTGGCGGCGACGACGCGGACGTCCACCCGCAGGTCCTCCACGCCGCCCACGCGGCGGAAAGAGCCTGTCTCGAGCACGCGCAGCAGCTTGACCTGGAGCGGCACGCTCATCTCGCTCACTTCATCCAGGAAGAGCGTGCCGTGGTCGGCGAGCTTGAAGACGCCCTCCTTGCGGGCGATGGCCCCCGTGAACGAGCCCTTTTCGTGGCCGAAGAGCTCGCTCTCGAGCAGGGTCTCGGGGATGGCGCCGCAGTGCACGGGGATGAACGGGCCGCTGCGCCGCGAGCTCTTCTCGTGGATGGCCGTGGCCACCAGTTCCTTGCCCGTGCCGCTGCTGCCCTGGATGAGCACGGTGGAATGGGTATCGGCGACCTTGAGGATGAGGTCGAAGATGGGCAGCATGGAGCTCGACTGCCCGATGATGTTGGGGAACAGTTCGCGCGGGGAGGCGCCGCCCGGCGCGGCCGGGGGCGCGGCGGTACGGGCCTCGCGTTGCATCCGGCGGTGCTCGATCGAGCGCCGGATGAC is from Planctomycetota bacterium and encodes:
- a CDS encoding sigma-54 dependent transcriptional regulator, with product MAKPKPSILIVEDDESMQDFLTTFLEQEGYEVQWAPHGGIARQRLDARPIDVVLTDILMPEVDGVEVLDYVRARYPDTAVIVMTGHSSVRQAVDLIRRGADDYFKKPFDVDEMLHVIRRSIEHRRMQREARTAAPPAAPGGASPRELFPNIIGQSSSMLPIFDLILKVADTHSTVLIQGSSGTGKELVATAIHEKSSRRSGPFIPVHCGAIPETLLESELFGHEKGSFTGAIARKEGVFKLADHGTLFLDEVSEMSVPLQVKLLRVLETGSFRRVGGVEDLRVDVRVVAATNRNLKDLVDKNLFRHDLFYRLNVFPIFLPPLRERAADIPVLVQHFLQKLARSGRPSCTASREALSLLCSYEWPGNVRELENVIERAVILCGGGEVRPEHLPQELLPRKPGAVPPPEATDLPFRAAKTIFEKQYVQTFLARYEGNVAAAAKAAGMSRAHFYELLKKHHIDFGRHQDD